In Streptomyces seoulensis, the following are encoded in one genomic region:
- a CDS encoding SIS domain-containing protein, producing MLDESLLDTPEGLAEADRRGLLRGAAEAGARVRTAARHAVEAGVGALQPDGRPRAVLIAGPGAAATHTADLLGTLAGPGSPVIRLEATGVAPAPGALRWELPGWAGSVDLLLIATPDGGEPSLGLLAEQAYRRGCSVVAVAPAGTPLAEAVAGAHGMFIPMATAPYDQGEPVAASSSGVFWALLTPLLALLDRVGLLSAGPDALEKVADRLDHVAEHCGPAIATYGNAAKTLAAELADALPVVWTEGTSAGPAGRRFAAALAELAGRPALVAELPEALAAHEALLSGPLAARADPDDFFRDRVEEAPAMHARVVLLRDRPLGGLTAAPAARDLALGHDTPISELEPEEGGELETLADLIAVTDFAAVYLALAAGA from the coding sequence ATGCTCGACGAATCGCTCCTGGACACCCCGGAGGGCCTCGCCGAGGCCGACCGCCGAGGGCTGCTGCGCGGCGCGGCCGAGGCCGGCGCGAGGGTGCGTACGGCGGCCCGGCACGCCGTGGAGGCCGGAGTCGGCGCGCTCCAGCCCGACGGCCGCCCCCGCGCCGTACTGATCGCGGGCCCCGGCGCCGCCGCCACCCACACCGCCGACCTCCTCGGCACCCTGGCGGGCCCCGGCAGCCCGGTGATCCGCCTGGAGGCCACCGGAGTGGCCCCCGCCCCCGGCGCCCTGCGCTGGGAACTGCCCGGCTGGGCCGGCTCCGTGGACCTGCTGCTGATCGCCACCCCCGACGGCGGCGAACCGAGCCTCGGCCTCCTCGCGGAACAGGCGTACCGCAGAGGCTGCTCCGTGGTGGCCGTCGCCCCGGCGGGCACCCCCCTCGCGGAGGCCGTCGCGGGCGCGCACGGCATGTTCATCCCGATGGCGACCGCCCCGTACGACCAGGGCGAGCCCGTCGCCGCGTCCTCCTCCGGCGTCTTCTGGGCGCTGCTCACCCCGCTGCTGGCCCTCCTGGACCGTGTCGGCCTGCTGAGCGCCGGGCCCGACGCGCTGGAGAAGGTGGCCGACCGCCTCGACCACGTCGCCGAGCACTGCGGCCCCGCGATCGCCACCTACGGCAACGCGGCCAAGACGCTCGCCGCCGAACTCGCCGACGCCCTCCCCGTCGTCTGGACGGAGGGCACCTCCGCGGGCCCGGCGGGCCGCCGCTTCGCCGCCGCCCTGGCCGAACTCGCGGGCCGTCCCGCCCTGGTGGCGGAACTCCCCGAGGCGCTCGCCGCGCACGAGGCGCTGCTCTCCGGCCCGCTGGCCGCCCGCGCGGACCCGGACGACTTCTTCCGCGACCGTGTCGAGGAGGCGCCCGCGATGCACGCGCGCGTGGTGCTGCTCCGGGACCGCCCCCTCGGCGGCCTCACCGCGGCCCCCGCCGCCCGCGACCTGGCACTCGGCCACGACACCCCGATCAGCGAACTCGAACCGGAGGAGGGCGGCGAACTGGAGACCCTCGCCGACCTGATCGCCGTCACCGATTTCGCCGCCGTTTACCTGGCGCTCGCCGCCGGCGCCTGA
- a CDS encoding Trm112 family protein, translating into MPLEAGLLEILACPACHAPLKEQDAELICTGQDCGLAYPVRDGIPVLLVDEARRPA; encoded by the coding sequence ATGCCGCTCGAAGCCGGTCTCCTGGAGATCCTGGCCTGCCCGGCCTGCCACGCCCCCCTCAAGGAGCAGGACGCGGAGCTGATCTGCACCGGTCAGGACTGCGGCCTGGCGTACCCCGTCCGCGACGGCATCCCCGTCCTCCTGGTCGACGAGGCCCGCCGCCCGGCGTAA
- a CDS encoding phosphomannomutase/phosphoglucomutase — MADLSQIVKAYDVRGVVPDQWDEALAELFGAAFAEVTDATAIVVGHDMRPSSPGLSHAFARGALNQGVDVTEIGLCSTDQLYYASGALDLPGAMFTASHNPARYNGIKMCRAGAAPVGQDTGLADIRALVERWLETGAPAPAAAPGILTARDTLDDYAAYLRSLVDLTAIRPLKVVVDAGNGMGGHTVPTVLAGLPLTVVPMYFELDGTFPNHEANPLDPANIVDLRKRVVQEGADIGLAFDGDADRCFVVDENGDPVSPSAVTALVAARELARNGGTGTVIHNLITSRTVAEVVREHGGTPVRTRVGHSFIKGEMARTGAIFGGEHSAHYYFKDFWNADTGMLAALHVLAALGTHPTPLSTLTAQYDRYAGSGEINSTVTDQQSRLDALRTAYEALPDTTLDELDGLTVSTPTWWFNVRPSNTEPLLRLNAEAKDEATMTRIRDEVLAIIRA, encoded by the coding sequence GTGGCAGATCTGTCGCAGATCGTGAAGGCGTACGACGTGCGCGGAGTCGTTCCCGACCAGTGGGACGAGGCCCTGGCCGAACTCTTCGGCGCCGCCTTCGCCGAGGTGACGGACGCGACCGCGATCGTCGTCGGCCACGACATGCGCCCCTCCTCGCCCGGCCTCTCCCACGCCTTCGCGCGCGGCGCGCTGAACCAGGGCGTGGACGTCACCGAGATCGGCCTCTGCTCCACGGACCAGCTCTACTACGCCTCGGGCGCGCTGGACCTGCCCGGCGCGATGTTCACCGCCTCGCACAACCCGGCGCGGTACAACGGCATCAAGATGTGCCGCGCGGGCGCCGCCCCGGTCGGCCAGGACACCGGGCTCGCCGACATCCGCGCCCTGGTCGAGCGGTGGCTGGAGACGGGTGCCCCGGCCCCGGCCGCCGCGCCGGGCATCCTCACCGCGCGCGACACCCTCGACGACTACGCCGCCTACCTGCGCTCGCTGGTCGACCTGACCGCGATCCGCCCGCTGAAGGTCGTCGTGGACGCGGGCAACGGCATGGGCGGCCACACCGTCCCGACGGTCCTCGCGGGGCTGCCGCTGACCGTCGTGCCGATGTACTTCGAGCTGGACGGCACCTTCCCCAACCACGAGGCCAACCCGCTCGACCCGGCCAACATCGTGGACCTGCGCAAGCGGGTCGTGCAGGAGGGCGCCGACATCGGCCTCGCCTTCGACGGCGACGCCGACCGCTGCTTCGTCGTGGACGAGAACGGCGACCCGGTCTCCCCGTCCGCCGTCACCGCCCTGGTCGCCGCCCGCGAACTCGCGCGCAACGGGGGTACGGGCACGGTCATCCACAACCTGATCACCTCCCGCACGGTCGCCGAGGTGGTCCGCGAGCACGGCGGCACCCCGGTCCGCACCCGCGTCGGGCACTCCTTCATCAAGGGGGAGATGGCCCGTACCGGCGCGATCTTCGGCGGCGAGCACTCCGCCCACTACTACTTCAAGGACTTCTGGAACGCGGACACCGGCATGCTGGCCGCCCTCCACGTCCTCGCCGCCCTGGGCACCCACCCCACCCCGCTCTCCACCCTCACCGCCCAGTACGACCGCTACGCGGGCTCCGGCGAGATCAACTCCACGGTCACCGACCAGCAGTCCCGCCTGGACGCCCTCCGCACGGCGTACGAGGCCCTGCCCGACACGACCCTGGACGAGCTCGACGGCCTGACCGTCTCCACCCCCACCTGGTGGTTCAACGTGCGCCCCTCCAACACGGAGCCGTTGCTCCGCCTGAACGCGGAGGCGAAGGACGAGGCGACGATGACGAGGATCAGGGACGAGGTCTTGGCGATCATCCGCGCATAG
- a CDS encoding DUF3499 domain-containing protein, with translation MESRRGPLKSAVPSNIVSLVRRCSRTACGRPAVATLTYVYADSTAVLGPLATYAEPHCYDLCAEHSERLTAPRGWEVVRLLDGSAPARPSGDDLEALANAVREAARPQERAAGAGGARTADPMEVARRGHLRVLRSPDN, from the coding sequence GTGGAGAGTCGTCGCGGCCCGCTCAAGAGTGCGGTACCGTCCAACATCGTGAGCCTTGTACGTCGCTGTTCGCGCACCGCCTGCGGCCGACCCGCCGTTGCGACGCTGACGTACGTCTACGCCGACTCGACCGCGGTCCTCGGCCCCCTCGCCACCTACGCCGAGCCCCACTGCTACGACCTGTGCGCCGAGCACTCCGAGCGCCTCACCGCCCCGCGCGGCTGGGAAGTCGTCCGGCTGCTCGACGGCTCCGCCCCGGCCCGCCCCAGCGGCGACGACCTGGAGGCGCTGGCCAACGCGGTCCGCGAGGCGGCCCGTCCGCAGGAGCGCGCGGCCGGAGCGGGCGGCGCCCGCACCGCCGACCCGATGGAAGTCGCCCGGCGCGGCCACCTGCGGGTCCTCCGCTCGCCCGACAACTGA
- a CDS encoding metallopeptidase family protein: protein MDDRVPPRAAGPRPRRRDRHGRGMRGPVAPPQVPLAASRAELFADLVRDSVERLERRWQQLAEVEFLVMEVPRLEGTGDEPWGDEGVPLGGIIPARDGRRARVVVYRRPVEIRTKGRDERAELVHEVVVEQVAELLGLTPERVDPRYGEE from the coding sequence ATGGACGACCGTGTACCGCCCCGTGCCGCAGGTCCCCGACCCCGACGCCGTGATCGACACGGGCGGGGCATGCGGGGCCCCGTCGCACCGCCGCAGGTGCCGCTGGCCGCCAGCCGCGCCGAGCTGTTCGCGGACCTTGTGCGCGACTCCGTGGAACGGCTGGAGCGGCGCTGGCAGCAGCTCGCCGAGGTGGAGTTCCTGGTGATGGAGGTGCCCCGCCTCGAGGGCACCGGTGACGAGCCGTGGGGCGACGAGGGCGTGCCGCTGGGCGGGATCATCCCCGCGCGGGACGGCCGCCGGGCGCGCGTCGTGGTCTACCGGCGGCCGGTCGAGATCCGTACCAAGGGGCGCGACGAACGCGCCGAGCTGGTGCACGAGGTGGTCGTGGAGCAGGTCGCCGAGCTGCTGGGGCTGACCCCGGAGAGGGTGGACCCCCGGTACGGCGAGGAGTAG
- a CDS encoding DUF5719 family protein: MNRTTLSLITCTVALAAVTGFAAFDPPAAPGTDAAGSATERPVERTGLLCPAPSFSDIADTAYTSFTPVTQGADSGGKAALEAAAEQSADGGKGGKGAAKKDKAVLTPKPPGTPAVGDTSGSDTPALIGTADGKYAPGWTVQETTRIAAGTGSGLQGVTCTPADTDFWFPGASTAKGRTDYVHLTNPDDAAAVVDIKLYGKSGAVKTTVTDGITVPPHSSEPVLLSTLTDDAQTDLTVHVGVRSGRVGATVQAQDDAGGGDWLPAAADPAGSLVLPGIPKDATDVRLVAFTPGDDDADLKVRLASPDGSITPAGNETVHVKAGMTSAVDLGPVTRGEPGSLLLTPTDKAVPVVAALRVVRGKGSAQETAYIPATAPVGRRATAADNSAKGTTLSLTAPTATATVKVTASAGSGGGSPATKTYTVKGGTSQDISAPTGGKGTYALTVEPVSGGPVYAARMLTGSSDGVPGFTIQTLPSDRGLVAVPRAEQDLSVLQR; this comes from the coding sequence GTGAACCGCACGACCCTGTCCCTGATCACCTGCACCGTCGCCCTGGCCGCCGTCACCGGGTTCGCCGCCTTCGACCCGCCCGCCGCTCCCGGCACGGACGCGGCCGGCAGCGCCACCGAGCGGCCCGTGGAGCGCACCGGCCTGCTGTGCCCGGCGCCGAGCTTCTCCGACATCGCCGACACCGCGTACACCTCGTTCACGCCCGTCACCCAGGGCGCGGACAGCGGCGGCAAGGCCGCGCTGGAGGCGGCCGCCGAGCAGTCGGCCGACGGCGGCAAGGGCGGCAAGGGCGCCGCGAAGAAGGACAAGGCGGTGCTCACCCCCAAGCCGCCGGGCACCCCGGCCGTGGGCGACACCTCCGGCAGCGACACGCCCGCCCTGATCGGCACCGCCGACGGCAAGTACGCGCCCGGCTGGACCGTCCAGGAGACCACCCGGATCGCCGCGGGCACCGGAAGCGGCCTCCAGGGCGTCACCTGCACCCCCGCCGACACCGACTTCTGGTTCCCCGGCGCCAGCACCGCCAAGGGCCGCACCGACTACGTCCACCTCACCAACCCCGACGACGCGGCGGCGGTCGTCGACATCAAGCTGTACGGCAAGTCCGGCGCCGTGAAGACCACGGTGACCGACGGCATCACCGTGCCCCCGCACTCCAGCGAGCCGGTGCTGCTCTCCACGCTCACCGACGACGCGCAGACCGACCTGACCGTGCACGTCGGCGTGCGCAGCGGCCGGGTCGGCGCCACCGTGCAGGCCCAGGACGACGCGGGCGGCGGCGACTGGCTGCCCGCGGCCGCCGACCCGGCCGGCAGCCTGGTCCTGCCCGGCATCCCCAAGGACGCCACCGACGTCCGCCTGGTCGCCTTCACCCCGGGCGACGACGACGCCGACCTCAAGGTCCGCCTGGCCTCCCCGGACGGCTCGATCACCCCGGCGGGCAACGAGACCGTGCACGTCAAGGCGGGCATGACCAGCGCCGTCGACCTCGGCCCGGTCACCCGGGGCGAGCCGGGCTCGCTGCTCCTCACGCCCACCGACAAGGCGGTCCCCGTGGTCGCCGCGCTGCGCGTGGTGCGCGGCAAGGGAAGCGCGCAGGAGACGGCGTACATCCCGGCCACCGCCCCCGTCGGCCGCCGGGCCACCGCCGCCGACAACAGCGCCAAGGGCACCACCCTGTCCCTGACCGCGCCCACGGCCACCGCCACCGTCAAGGTCACCGCCTCGGCGGGCAGCGGCGGAGGATCGCCCGCGACGAAGACGTACACGGTCAAGGGCGGCACCAGCCAGGACATCAGCGCTCCCACGGGCGGCAAGGGCACCTACGCGCTGACCGTGGAACCCGTCTCCGGCGGCCCGGTCTACGCCGCCCGCATGCTCACGGGCTCCTCCGACGGCGTCCCCGGCTTCACCATCCAGACCCTCCCGAGCGACCGGGGCCTGGTGGCGGTGCCGCGCGCGGAGCAGGACCTGTCGGTGCTCCAGCGGTAG
- a CDS encoding glycosyltransferase family 2 protein translates to MSVHSHTAAQHDAATPEFPRHVVTAVLVTHDGARWLPDALAGLLSQERPVQYAVAADTGSADDSAQLVAETLGDEAVVHLARRTGFGQAVDEATRLAPVLTPDDLPYLRRPNSWDPATRTWRDDAYDLPELPYGEPVQWLWLLHDDCAPEPGALAQLLRVVDNELELGRDDVAVVGPKLRGWYDRRQLLEVGVSIANSGRRWTGLDRREQDQGQHDHVRTVLSVSTAGMLIRRDVFERLGGFDRRLPLMRDDVDLCWRAHTEGYRVLIAPDAVVRHAEAASRERRAVDCAGRTTASPHKVDKAGAVHTLLANTRTAALPWVLLRLVVGTVLRTLAYLVGKVPGQALDEIRGLLGVLLRPERILAARRSRGPSQLDKDELRQLFPPPGATIRATAEQVAANFSSNSDVDTSAGRHGSAVESGPGGDDADFLEIEQFARLKRIARKPGPVLFLALLLISLAACRALLGGGALAGGALLPVPPGASDLWAGFADAWHPVGAGSTTSAPPYLAVVATLASLFLGSTGLAVTVLLVCSVPLAGFTAYFASRPLVSSRLLRAWTAVAYAFLPATTGALAQGRIGTAVLAVLLPLIARAGVAAAGLAHPSGGRGSWRATWAYALLLTITTAFTPVVWPAALVLGIGVLVLRRSEPVPYLLRFLAQLGTPLLVLAPWSLTLLPTGFFTEAGLDFGASAASASDLLGTSPGGPGTLTGLLFIGIVLAALAALLRSERQLGIRAAWAVALTGLLLAVLANRSAWAGPATLVYGIALLAAAALGADGARARVAEQSFGWRQPVAALIALACAVGPVVAAAGWMFRGADGPLERRDPAQVPAFVAEDAGTRDQARTLVLDSDSTARVRYTLVRGAGARMGDGEIAAADGSDTGLDKVVANLVAGSGADQTGQLGGFAVRYVLVHQGTPRQITRVLDATPGLNRLSQQNGNALWRVNREVSRATLIGAGGSGTPQAVAAGPVEIHTTVPQGSAGRVLRLADAVSDGWTATLDGKPLTPKTVDGWAQGFELPAGGGKLDVTYDAPFTHTVWLWVQGALAVLLVVLALPGRRRDVDDDLPEEEQPIPAQAMEGDGRRARRLRAQAEAEAEEAAETGEPAEVPEAPQEEPEAAPYGQQEQPVIPHQQPYADWDTGTNTYADPEYAAYPADPYQAPYQHPGYDQGAYHPDAYGQQPYDPYGYGAQQEQPYDPAAHPQGYDPAQQPPYGDGSERHDGSQQ, encoded by the coding sequence ATGTCCGTGCACAGCCATACGGCAGCCCAACACGACGCTGCCACGCCCGAGTTCCCGCGCCATGTGGTGACGGCCGTCCTCGTCACCCATGACGGCGCCCGCTGGCTGCCCGACGCGCTCGCCGGGCTGCTGAGTCAGGAGCGCCCCGTGCAGTACGCGGTGGCGGCCGACACCGGCAGCGCGGACGACTCCGCCCAACTGGTCGCCGAGACCCTGGGGGACGAGGCCGTGGTCCACCTGGCCCGGCGCACCGGCTTCGGCCAGGCCGTGGACGAGGCCACCCGCCTCGCCCCCGTCCTCACCCCGGACGACCTGCCCTACCTCAGGCGCCCGAACAGCTGGGACCCGGCCACCCGCACCTGGCGCGACGACGCCTACGACCTGCCCGAACTGCCCTACGGCGAGCCGGTCCAGTGGCTCTGGCTGCTGCACGACGACTGCGCCCCGGAACCCGGCGCGCTCGCCCAGCTGCTCCGGGTCGTCGACAACGAACTCGAACTCGGCCGCGACGACGTGGCCGTGGTCGGCCCCAAGCTCCGCGGCTGGTACGACCGCAGGCAACTGCTGGAGGTCGGCGTCTCCATCGCCAACTCCGGCCGCCGCTGGACCGGTCTGGACCGCCGCGAGCAGGACCAGGGCCAGCACGACCACGTCCGCACCGTGCTCTCCGTCTCCACCGCGGGCATGCTGATCCGCCGTGACGTCTTCGAGCGGCTCGGCGGGTTCGACCGCCGGCTGCCCCTGATGCGTGACGACGTCGACCTGTGCTGGCGCGCCCACACCGAGGGCTACCGCGTCCTGATCGCCCCCGACGCCGTCGTCCGGCACGCGGAGGCCGCCTCCCGCGAGCGCCGCGCCGTCGACTGCGCGGGCCGCACCACCGCCTCCCCGCACAAGGTCGACAAGGCCGGTGCCGTCCACACCCTGCTCGCCAACACCCGCACGGCCGCGCTGCCCTGGGTGCTGCTCCGGCTGGTCGTCGGCACCGTGCTGCGCACCCTCGCCTACCTCGTCGGCAAGGTGCCCGGCCAGGCCCTCGACGAGATCCGCGGCCTGCTGGGCGTCCTGCTGCGCCCCGAGCGCATCCTCGCCGCCCGCCGCAGCCGCGGCCCCTCCCAGCTCGACAAGGACGAACTGCGGCAGCTGTTCCCGCCGCCCGGCGCCACCATCCGCGCCACGGCCGAGCAGGTCGCCGCCAACTTCTCCAGCAACTCCGACGTCGACACCTCGGCCGGCCGCCACGGCAGCGCGGTCGAGTCCGGACCCGGCGGCGACGACGCCGACTTCCTGGAGATCGAGCAGTTCGCCCGGCTCAAGCGCATCGCCCGCAAACCCGGCCCGGTGCTCTTCCTCGCCCTGCTGCTGATCTCCCTGGCCGCCTGCCGCGCCCTGCTCGGCGGCGGCGCCCTCGCGGGAGGCGCGCTGCTGCCCGTCCCGCCCGGCGCGAGCGACCTGTGGGCCGGCTTCGCCGACGCCTGGCACCCGGTCGGCGCCGGCAGCACCACCTCCGCGCCGCCCTACCTCGCGGTGGTGGCGACGCTCGCCTCGCTCTTCCTCGGCTCCACCGGGCTCGCGGTCACCGTGCTGCTGGTCTGCTCGGTGCCACTGGCCGGCTTCACCGCCTACTTCGCCTCCCGGCCCCTCGTCAGCTCCCGGCTGCTGCGCGCCTGGACGGCCGTCGCGTACGCCTTCCTGCCCGCCACCACGGGCGCGCTGGCGCAGGGCCGCATCGGCACCGCCGTACTCGCCGTGCTGCTGCCGCTGATCGCCCGCGCGGGCGTCGCCGCCGCCGGCCTCGCGCACCCGTCAGGGGGGCGCGGCAGCTGGCGCGCCACCTGGGCGTACGCGCTGCTGCTGACCATCACCACCGCGTTCACCCCCGTGGTCTGGCCCGCCGCGCTGGTCCTCGGCATCGGCGTGCTCGTGCTGCGCCGCTCCGAGCCGGTCCCGTACCTCCTGCGCTTCCTGGCCCAGCTCGGCACCCCGCTGCTGGTCCTCGCGCCCTGGTCGCTGACCCTGCTGCCGACCGGCTTCTTCACCGAGGCCGGGCTGGACTTCGGTGCCTCGGCGGCCTCCGCCTCCGACCTGCTGGGCACCAGCCCCGGCGGGCCCGGCACCCTGACCGGCCTGCTGTTCATCGGCATCGTGCTCGCCGCGCTGGCCGCCCTGCTGCGCTCCGAGCGCCAGTTGGGCATCCGCGCCGCCTGGGCCGTCGCGCTGACCGGGCTGCTGCTCGCGGTGCTGGCCAACCGCTCCGCCTGGGCCGGCCCGGCCACCCTGGTCTACGGCATCGCCCTGCTGGCCGCCGCCGCGCTCGGTGCCGACGGGGCACGCGCGCGGGTGGCCGAGCAGAGCTTCGGCTGGCGCCAGCCGGTCGCCGCGCTGATCGCGCTGGCCTGCGCCGTCGGCCCGGTGGTCGCCGCCGCCGGCTGGATGTTCCGGGGCGCCGACGGCCCCCTGGAGCGCCGCGACCCCGCCCAGGTGCCCGCCTTCGTCGCCGAGGACGCCGGCACCCGCGACCAGGCCCGCACCCTGGTCCTCGACAGCGACTCCACCGCGCGGGTCCGCTACACCCTGGTCCGGGGCGCGGGTGCCCGCATGGGCGACGGCGAGATCGCCGCCGCCGACGGCTCCGACACCGGCCTGGACAAGGTCGTCGCCAACCTGGTCGCCGGTTCCGGCGCCGACCAGACCGGCCAGCTCGGCGGCTTCGCCGTCCGCTACGTCCTCGTCCACCAGGGCACCCCCCGCCAGATCACCCGCGTACTGGACGCCACCCCCGGCCTGAACCGGCTCAGCCAGCAGAACGGCAACGCCCTGTGGCGTGTCAACCGGGAGGTCTCCCGCGCCACCCTGATCGGCGCGGGCGGCTCCGGCACCCCGCAGGCCGTCGCCGCGGGCCCGGTGGAGATCCACACCACCGTCCCCCAGGGCTCGGCCGGCCGCGTGCTGCGCCTGGCCGACGCCGTCTCCGACGGCTGGACCGCCACCCTGGACGGCAAGCCGCTCACCCCGAAGACCGTCGACGGCTGGGCGCAGGGCTTCGAACTCCCGGCGGGCGGCGGCAAGCTGGACGTCACCTACGACGCCCCGTTCACCCACACCGTCTGGCTGTGGGTGCAGGGCGCGCTCGCCGTCCTCCTGGTCGTCCTCGCCCTGCCCGGCCGCCGCCGCGACGTCGACGACGACCTCCCCGAGGAGGAGCAGCCGATCCCGGCCCAGGCCATGGAGGGCGACGGCCGCCGCGCCCGCCGCCTGCGCGCCCAGGCCGAGGCCGAGGCCGAGGAGGCCGCGGAGACCGGCGAGCCCGCAGAGGTCCCGGAGGCCCCCCAGGAGGAGCCGGAAGCCGCGCCGTACGGACAGCAGGAGCAGCCGGTCATCCCGCACCAACAGCCCTACGCCGACTGGGACACCGGCACGAACACCTACGCCGACCCCGAGTACGCGGCCTACCCCGCCGACCCCTACCAGGCCCCGTACCAGCACCCCGGGTACGACCAGGGCGCGTACCACCCCGATGCCTACGGCCAGCAGCCCTACGACCCCTACGGGTACGGAGCGCAGCAGGAGCAGCCGTACGACCCGGCGGCGCACCCGCAGGGCTACGACCCCGCCCAGCAGCCGCCCTACGGCGACGGCAGTGAGCGCCACGACGGGAGCCAGCAGTGA
- a CDS encoding WhiB family transcriptional regulator yields the protein MTELVEQLLVDDADEELGWQERALCAQTDPESFFPEKGGSTREAKKVCLACEVRSECLEYALANDERFGIWGGLSERERRRLKKAAV from the coding sequence ATGACCGAGCTGGTGGAGCAACTGCTGGTCGACGACGCGGACGAGGAACTCGGCTGGCAGGAGCGCGCTTTGTGCGCCCAGACCGATCCCGAGTCCTTCTTCCCCGAGAAGGGCGGCTCCACGAGAGAGGCGAAAAAGGTCTGCCTCGCCTGCGAGGTGCGCTCCGAGTGCCTGGAGTACGCCCTCGCCAACGACGAGCGCTTCGGCATCTGGGGCGGCCTGTCCGAGCGGGAGCGCCGCCGTCTGAAGAAGGCCGCCGTCTGA